The following proteins come from a genomic window of Chionomys nivalis chromosome 9, mChiNiv1.1, whole genome shotgun sequence:
- the Rbpjl gene encoding recombining binding protein suppressor of hairless-like protein has product MDPLGTTDPSVPPGPLTHLSLRDSSEARLQSDGPSLLGSWTRSPPEHATILREGVRTCLQQRCEQTVWILHAKVAQKSYGNEKRFFCPPPCVYLAGPGWRVKPLQDQAHQSAETGPTVCGYMGLDGASGNAPETQKLNFEEQPDSREFGCAKTLYISDADKRKHFRLVLRLVLRGGRELGTFHSRLIKVISKPSQKKQSLKNTDLCISSGSKVSLFNRLRSQTVSTRYLSVEDGAFVASARQWAAFTLHLADEHRSQGDFPPQEGYIRYGSLVQLVCTVTGITLPPMIIRKVAKQCALLDVDEPISQLHKCAFQFPGDTPGGGGAYLCLATEKVVRFQASLCPKEANRALLNDSSCWTIIGTESVEFSFSTSLACTREPVTPVPLISTLELSGGGDVATLELQGENFHAGLKVWFGDVEAETMFRSPRSLVCVVPDVAAFGSDWRWLRTPITVPVSLLRADALFYPSAFSFTYTPEYSARPRPPDTHEPTPDADALLESIHHEFTRTNFHLFCPS; this is encoded by the exons ATGGACCCTTTGGGGACAACAG ACCCCTCGGTGCCCCCGGGCCCTTTGACTCACCTGAGCCTGCGGGACAGTTCAGAGGCGCGGCTACAGAGCGACGGGCCAAGCCTCCTAGGGAGTTGGACCAG GTCACCCCCAGAGCACGCCACCATCCTGAGGGAAGGTGTGCGCACATGCCTGCAGCAAAGATGTGAGCAGACTGTGTGGATCCTGCATGCCAAGGTAGCTCAGAAATCCTACGGAAATGAGAAGCG gttcttctgTCCTCCGCCCTGTGTCTACCTCGCTGGTCCAGGTTGGAGGGTTAAGCCTCTGCAAGACCAAG CCCACCAGTCTGCGGAGACCGGACCCACGGTCTGCGGCTACATGGGACTGGACGGCGCGTCCGGCAATGCTCCTGAGACGCAGAAGTTGAATTTCGAAGAGCAGCCGGACTCAAGG GAATTTGGTTGTGCCAAGACCCTGTACATCTCCGACGCCGATAAGAGGAAGCACTTCCGGTTAGTGCTGCGGCTTGTGCTGCGAGGAGGCCGGGAGCTGGGCACCTTCCACAGTCGCCTCATCAAGGTGATCTCCAAGCCCTCACAGAAGAAGCAGTCGCTGAAAAATACAGACC TGTGCATCTCCTCGGGCTCCAAGGTCTCCCTTTTCAACCGCCTGCGCTCCCAGACAGTGTCCACGCGTTACCTCTCTGTGGAAGACGGGGCCTTTGTGGCCAGCGCAAGACAGTGGGCTGCCTTCACACTCCACCTGG CTGATGAGCACCGTTCCCAAGGGGACTTCCCACCCCAGGAAGGTTACATCCGCTATGGCTCCCTCGTGCAGCTCGTCTGTACAGTCACGGGCATCACACTGCCTCCTATG ATCATCCGCAAAGTAGCCAAGCAGTGTGCCCTCCTAGACGTGGATGAACCCATTTCCCAGCTGCACAAGTGCGCATTCCAGTTCCCAGGTGACACTCCAGGAGGGGGTGGCGCCTACTTATGCCTTGCCACAGAGAAGGTGGTGCGGTTCCAG GCTTCCCTCTGCCCCAAGGAGGCCAACAGGGCGCTGCTCAACGACAGTTCTTGCTGGACCATCATTGGCACTGAGTCGGTGGAGTTCTCCTTCAGCACCAGCCTGGCCTGTACCCGGGAACCTGTCACTCCAGTGCCCCTCATCAGCACGCTGGAG CTGAGTGGCGGAGGTGATGTGGCCACGCTGGAGCTGCAGGGAGAGAATTTCCACGCTGGGCTCAAGGTGTGGTTTGGAGACGTGGAAGCAGAAACTATGTTCAG AAGCCCGCGGTCCTTGGTGTGCGTGGTGCCAGACGTGGCGGCCTTCGGCAGCGACTGGCGTTGGCTGCGCACTCCCATTACGGTGCCGGTGAGCCTACTGCGTGCGGATGCGCTCTTCTATCCCAGCGCCTTCTCTTTCACCTACACCCCGGAATACAGCGCGCGGCCGCGGCCGCCCGACACGCACGAGCCCACCCCTGATGCAGACGCGCTTCTCGAGAGCATCCACCACGAGTTCACGCGCACCAACTTCCACCTCTTCTGCCCCAGCTAG